Proteins encoded by one window of Labrys wisconsinensis:
- a CDS encoding sugar ABC transporter substrate-binding protein — MNRQILLALTAALAAVVAPAARADDITIGVSFDKMESFRQGELKAIEAAAARHGVRIVFQNAQEDAQRQASQIESMISQGVKAIVAIPWDIQAAVNDAATAHAANVAYVTLDQAPADLSAVDFHVGGDPCADGRAAGEFFAKAADGKPFKLLELQGGLSNDNGIRRSKCLDEVLAAHKNVTIVAQVPTDWKPEKALDGTENALQAHPDLNAIYSPWNIGLQGVFSVLEKRGLKKKVGEPGHLAIVSIDGAPTGCQAVRDGFIDMDLATPVGDMAEAAVAAAVKAAKGEPIPQRTLFLAGTAYTPADVQEKASKVWGCAPATN; from the coding sequence ATGAACCGTCAGATCCTCCTCGCGCTCACCGCCGCGCTCGCGGCCGTCGTCGCGCCGGCCGCCCGCGCCGACGACATCACCATCGGCGTCTCCTTCGACAAGATGGAATCCTTTCGCCAGGGCGAGCTCAAGGCGATCGAGGCCGCCGCTGCCCGCCACGGCGTCCGGATCGTGTTCCAGAACGCCCAGGAGGACGCCCAGCGCCAGGCCTCGCAGATCGAGAGCATGATCTCGCAGGGGGTGAAGGCGATCGTCGCCATTCCCTGGGACATCCAGGCAGCGGTGAACGATGCAGCCACCGCCCATGCCGCCAATGTCGCCTATGTCACGCTCGACCAGGCGCCGGCCGACCTCAGCGCGGTCGACTTCCATGTCGGCGGCGATCCCTGCGCCGACGGCAGGGCTGCGGGCGAATTCTTCGCCAAGGCGGCGGACGGCAAGCCTTTCAAGCTGCTGGAGCTGCAGGGGGGCCTGTCCAACGATAACGGCATCCGCCGCTCCAAGTGCCTGGACGAGGTGCTGGCCGCGCACAAGAACGTCACCATCGTCGCGCAGGTGCCGACGGACTGGAAGCCGGAGAAGGCGCTCGATGGCACCGAGAATGCCCTCCAGGCCCATCCCGACCTCAACGCCATCTATTCCCCCTGGAATATCGGCCTGCAGGGCGTCTTCTCCGTGCTGGAGAAGCGCGGGCTGAAGAAGAAGGTCGGCGAGCCCGGCCACCTCGCCATCGTCTCCATCGACGGGGCGCCGACCGGCTGCCAGGCGGTGCGCGACGGCTTCATCGACATGGACCTCGCCACGCCGGTCGGCGACATGGCCGAGGCCGCGGTCGCCGCCGCCGTCAAGGCCGCCAAGGGCGAGCCGATCCCGCAGCGCACCCTGTTCCTCGCCGGCACCGCCTACACGCCGGCGGACGTGCAGGAGAAGGCGTCCAAGGTCTGGGGCTGCGCCCCGGCCACCAACTGA
- a CDS encoding ABC transporter permease encodes MSVATPDHQTRAPGGPPAGQARAAFDRLAGIPMLPVAVLVFAAFALTVPGFGTVVNLDTMARVLAPLLVAAIGATLIMLAGGIDLSVGATMSLASVLGAMAMKESGSVALGCAAGAAVGAAVGVVNAVAIVRLRLTPFVHTLAVMLTARALAFLASHGASVGGLPPAATAFGRLRLAGVPVLLLIAAALFLVALLVLHRSVFGRWIYLVGANERAALFNAVPVDRVKAALYVLGGTAAGIAAMLAVLRLGSGSPVLGDNILLQVIAAVVVGGTSVFGGEGGLVRTLTGVALIVMLDKGLDIIGLAFYDQAIIIGLVILAGSALGTALQRRKTLRG; translated from the coding sequence ATGAGCGTGGCGACGCCCGACCATCAGACCCGGGCGCCCGGCGGCCCTCCCGCCGGGCAAGCCCGCGCGGCCTTCGACCGCCTCGCCGGCATCCCGATGCTGCCGGTGGCGGTCCTCGTCTTCGCGGCCTTCGCGCTGACGGTTCCCGGCTTCGGCACCGTGGTCAACCTCGACACCATGGCGCGGGTGCTGGCGCCGCTCCTGGTCGCCGCGATCGGCGCCACGCTGATCATGCTGGCCGGCGGCATCGATCTCTCGGTCGGCGCCACCATGAGCCTGGCCTCGGTGCTCGGCGCCATGGCGATGAAGGAGAGCGGCAGCGTGGCGCTCGGCTGCGCCGCCGGCGCGGCGGTCGGAGCCGCCGTCGGCGTCGTCAACGCCGTCGCCATCGTGCGCCTGCGCCTCACCCCCTTCGTGCACACGCTGGCGGTGATGCTCACCGCCCGCGCCCTCGCCTTCCTCGCCTCGCACGGCGCCTCGGTCGGCGGCCTGCCGCCGGCAGCGACCGCCTTCGGGCGGCTGCGGCTCGCTGGGGTTCCCGTGCTGCTGCTGATCGCCGCGGCGCTGTTCCTCGTGGCGCTGCTCGTCCTGCACCGCAGCGTCTTCGGCCGCTGGATCTATCTCGTCGGCGCCAACGAGCGTGCCGCGCTGTTCAACGCCGTGCCGGTCGACCGGGTCAAGGCGGCGCTCTACGTCCTCGGCGGCACCGCCGCGGGCATCGCCGCCATGCTGGCGGTGCTGCGCCTCGGCTCCGGCTCGCCGGTGCTGGGCGACAACATCCTGCTGCAGGTGATCGCCGCGGTGGTGGTCGGCGGCACCAGCGTCTTCGGCGGCGAAGGCGGCCTGGTGCGCACGCTCACCGGGGTCGCCCTGATCGTCATGCTCGACAAGGGGCTCGATATAATCGGTCTCGCCTTCTACGACCAGGCGATCATCATCGGCCTCGTCATCCTGGCCGGCAGCGCCCTCGGCACCGCCCTGCAGCGCCGCAAGACCCTGCGCGGCTGA
- a CDS encoding Gfo/Idh/MocA family oxidoreductase: MPVQPLCLVGAGRIARVHAGSIARSHRARLAAVVDPDPAARADIAAAHGAQAFATLDEALAAGSFAGIVIASPTGTHADYVEACVEARLPVLCEKPVDLTLARVDRCLERIAGCGVPVTVGFHRRADAARREVKADVAQGRIGRPEHALLVSRDRLPPPPAYIAHSGGIVRDMLIHDLDEIVWLFGDGPLSVTAELRPFEDPALAGLGDHGSAAVTIAYDDGPVCHVVASRRCTYGFEQRIEVFGSLGLTACPSLPARHATLAGGAGFVRPPLHESFRERYAAAYEAELDAFLDMAEGRAPPLCPVDEARMSLALAELVIAAHRSGGRVRSTGLGRAAAGT; encoded by the coding sequence ATGCCCGTCCAACCGCTCTGCCTCGTCGGCGCCGGCCGCATCGCCCGCGTCCATGCCGGCTCGATCGCCCGTTCCCACCGCGCCCGGCTCGCCGCCGTGGTCGATCCCGATCCCGCCGCCCGGGCGGACATCGCCGCGGCCCACGGCGCGCAGGCCTTCGCGACGCTGGACGAGGCGCTCGCCGCCGGCAGCTTCGCCGGCATCGTCATCGCCTCGCCGACCGGCACCCATGCCGACTATGTCGAGGCCTGCGTCGAGGCCCGCCTGCCCGTGCTGTGCGAGAAGCCGGTCGACCTGACGCTGGCGCGCGTCGACCGCTGCCTCGAGCGCATCGCCGGCTGCGGCGTGCCGGTCACGGTCGGCTTCCACCGCCGAGCCGACGCGGCGCGGCGCGAGGTCAAGGCGGACGTCGCCCAAGGCCGCATCGGCCGGCCCGAGCACGCGCTGCTGGTCAGCCGCGACCGCCTGCCGCCGCCGCCCGCCTATATCGCCCATTCCGGCGGCATCGTCCGCGACATGCTGATCCACGACCTCGACGAGATCGTCTGGCTGTTCGGCGATGGTCCGCTCAGCGTCACGGCGGAGCTGCGCCCCTTCGAGGATCCCGCCCTCGCCGGCCTCGGCGATCACGGTTCGGCCGCCGTCACCATCGCCTATGACGACGGGCCGGTCTGCCACGTCGTCGCCTCGCGCCGCTGCACCTATGGCTTCGAGCAGCGCATCGAGGTGTTCGGCTCGCTCGGGCTCACCGCCTGCCCGAGCCTGCCGGCCCGCCACGCCACCCTGGCCGGCGGCGCCGGCTTCGTCCGCCCGCCCCTGCACGAGTCCTTCCGCGAGCGCTACGCCGCCGCCTACGAGGCCGAGCTCGACGCCTTCCTCGACATGGCCGAAGGCCGCGCGCCGCCGCTCTGCCCGGTGGACGAAGCGCGCATGTCGCTGGCCCTGGCCGAGCTGGTCATCGCAGCGCATCGCAGCGGCGGCCGCGTGCGGAGCACCGGCCTCGGCAGGGCGGCCGCCGGGACGTAG
- a CDS encoding TIM barrel protein, whose protein sequence is MPINLANAPVSWGVDYADDPKNPAWDRVMSEIAEAGYRHTELGPYGYYPTEPERLHGEFTRRGLTVAAGFVFQVLHDPAKREDVLDVATRTVALLAAVGGRHLVTIDHISEERMRTAGRADLAQRLDAPRRRHMLDLIERIADMALARGVTPVIHQHAGCYIEFEDEIEAVAAALDPAKVGLCIDTGHMAYAGIDPVAFYRRHASRVKYFHFKDIDRAIHARVVAERVPFLEAVAQKVFCPLGRGVVDWPGLASALRETGFAGAATIEQDIDPTVSLTPIEDARASLAYLRSVGF, encoded by the coding sequence ATGCCGATCAATCTCGCCAACGCCCCCGTGTCATGGGGCGTCGACTATGCCGACGATCCCAAGAACCCGGCCTGGGACAGGGTGATGAGCGAGATCGCCGAGGCGGGCTATCGCCATACCGAGCTCGGCCCCTACGGCTATTACCCCACCGAGCCCGAGCGGCTGCACGGCGAGTTCACGCGCCGCGGCCTCACCGTGGCCGCCGGTTTCGTCTTCCAGGTGCTGCATGATCCGGCGAAGAGAGAGGACGTGCTCGACGTCGCCACCCGTACGGTGGCGCTGCTGGCGGCGGTCGGCGGGCGCCATCTCGTCACCATCGACCATATCAGCGAGGAGCGGATGCGCACCGCCGGCCGGGCCGACCTGGCGCAGCGCCTCGACGCGCCGCGCCGGCGCCACATGCTCGACCTGATCGAGCGCATCGCCGACATGGCCCTCGCCCGCGGCGTCACGCCGGTGATCCACCAGCACGCCGGCTGCTATATCGAGTTCGAGGACGAGATCGAGGCGGTGGCGGCGGCGCTCGACCCCGCCAAGGTCGGCCTGTGCATCGACACCGGCCACATGGCCTATGCCGGCATCGACCCCGTCGCCTTCTACCGCCGCCATGCCAGCCGCGTGAAGTATTTCCATTTCAAGGACATAGACCGCGCGATCCATGCCCGTGTCGTCGCCGAGCGGGTGCCGTTCCTCGAAGCGGTCGCGCAGAAGGTCTTCTGTCCGCTCGGCCGCGGCGTGGTCGACTGGCCGGGCCTCGCCAGCGCCCTGCGCGAGACCGGCTTTGCCGGCGCGGCCACCATCGAGCAGGACATCGACCCGACGGTCTCGCTGACGCCGATCGAGGACGCCAGGGCGAGCCTGGCCTATCTCCGCTCCGTCGGCTTCTGA
- the hisD gene encoding histidinol dehydrogenase: protein MARILKTGRSGTDKAADAERVKASVEAILAEVSARGDAAVRELSQKFDTWSPESFRLSQAEIEACIAALSPREIEDITFAQAQVRRFAEIQRAALRDVEVETLPGVVLGHRNIPMASVGCYVPGGKYPLVASAHMGVVTAKVAGVKRVVAMTPPFEGRPAPAVVAAMALGGADEIHILGGIQAVAAMALGTQSIAPVDFLVGPGNAYVAEAKRQLFGRVGIDLLAGPTETLVIADDSVDAELCATDLLGQAEHGPNSPAVLLTNSETLARETMAEVERLLTILPTAAIARRAWEDYGQVIVCDSDDEMVAEADRLASEHVQVMTRDPDYFLQHMTNYGALFLGPRTNVAYGDKVIGTNHTLPTLGAARYTGGLWVGKFLKTCTYQKVLTDEASVLVGEYCSRLCVLEGFLGHAEQANIRVRRYGGRNVPYAQAAE from the coding sequence ATGGCACGCATACTCAAGACCGGGCGGTCGGGCACGGACAAGGCGGCGGATGCCGAGCGCGTCAAGGCGAGCGTCGAGGCGATCCTGGCGGAGGTCTCGGCCCGCGGCGACGCGGCGGTGCGCGAGCTCTCGCAAAAGTTCGACACCTGGTCGCCGGAGAGCTTCCGGCTGTCGCAGGCGGAGATCGAGGCCTGCATCGCGGCCCTGTCGCCGCGCGAGATCGAGGACATCACGTTCGCGCAGGCGCAGGTGCGCCGCTTCGCCGAGATCCAGAGGGCAGCGCTGCGCGACGTCGAGGTCGAGACCCTGCCCGGCGTGGTGCTCGGCCACAGGAACATCCCGATGGCCTCCGTCGGCTGCTACGTGCCCGGCGGCAAGTACCCACTGGTCGCCTCCGCGCATATGGGCGTGGTCACCGCCAAGGTTGCCGGAGTCAAGCGCGTGGTGGCGATGACGCCGCCCTTCGAGGGCAGGCCGGCGCCTGCCGTGGTCGCGGCCATGGCGCTCGGCGGCGCCGACGAGATCCACATCCTCGGCGGCATCCAGGCGGTGGCGGCGATGGCGCTGGGCACGCAGAGCATCGCCCCGGTCGACTTCCTCGTCGGGCCGGGCAACGCCTATGTCGCCGAAGCCAAGCGCCAGCTCTTCGGCCGTGTCGGCATCGACCTCCTCGCCGGCCCGACGGAGACGCTCGTCATCGCCGACGACAGCGTCGATGCCGAGCTCTGCGCCACCGACCTGCTCGGCCAGGCCGAGCACGGCCCGAATTCGCCGGCGGTGCTGCTGACCAATTCGGAGACGCTGGCGCGGGAGACCATGGCCGAGGTCGAGCGGCTCCTGACCATCCTGCCGACCGCGGCCATCGCCCGCCGCGCCTGGGAGGATTACGGCCAGGTCATCGTCTGCGACAGCGACGATGAGATGGTGGCCGAGGCCGACCGCCTCGCCTCCGAGCACGTGCAGGTGATGACGCGCGACCCCGACTACTTCCTCCAGCACATGACCAATTACGGCGCGCTGTTCCTCGGCCCGCGCACCAATGTCGCCTATGGCGACAAGGTGATCGGCACCAACCACACGCTGCCCACCCTCGGGGCTGCCCGCTACACCGGCGGGCTCTGGGTCGGCAAGTTCCTCAAGACCTGCACGTATCAGAAAGTCCTCACCGACGAGGCCAGCGTCCTCGTCGGCGAGTACTGCTCGCGGCTCTGCGTGCTGGAAGGCTTCCTCGGCCATGCCGAGCAGGCCAATATCCGCGTGCGACGCTATGGCGGGCGCAACGTGCCCTATGCCCAGGCGGCGGAATGA
- a CDS encoding SDR family NAD(P)-dependent oxidoreductase, with protein MSLPRTPSLRLDGRRALVTGAGRGLGAAAAAALAQAGAAVHAAARTLAEVEALAEAIRAEGGAAQALRLDVTDVAAVRAELEALPPFDILVNNAGTNRPKPMLEVTPEDYDAVEGLNLRAAYFVAQAVVSRLAAAGRGGSIIHVSSQMGHVGAADRTLYCATKHGIEGLTKAMAIELAPLGIRVNAVAPTFIETPMTRPFLADEAFRAAVLSKIRLGRLGRVEDLMGAVVYLASDAAALVTGTSLRVDGGWTAG; from the coding sequence ATGAGCCTACCGCGCACGCCCTCGCTGCGGCTCGACGGCCGGCGCGCCCTGGTCACCGGCGCCGGTCGCGGCCTGGGGGCCGCCGCCGCCGCGGCGCTGGCGCAGGCGGGCGCCGCGGTGCATGCCGCCGCCCGCACGCTGGCGGAGGTCGAGGCCCTGGCCGAGGCGATCCGGGCCGAGGGCGGGGCGGCGCAGGCCCTCCGCCTCGACGTCACCGACGTCGCGGCGGTGCGCGCGGAGCTCGAGGCCCTGCCGCCCTTCGACATCCTGGTCAACAATGCCGGCACCAACCGGCCGAAGCCCATGCTGGAGGTGACGCCCGAGGACTATGACGCGGTCGAGGGGCTGAACCTGCGGGCCGCCTATTTCGTCGCCCAGGCAGTGGTGTCGCGTCTCGCCGCCGCCGGCCGCGGCGGCAGCATCATCCACGTCTCCTCGCAGATGGGCCATGTCGGCGCCGCCGACCGCACGCTCTACTGCGCCACCAAGCACGGCATCGAAGGCCTGACCAAGGCGATGGCGATCGAGCTCGCCCCGCTCGGCATCCGCGTCAACGCCGTGGCACCGACCTTCATCGAGACACCGATGACCCGCCCCTTCCTGGCGGACGAGGCCTTCCGCGCCGCGGTGCTGAGCAAGATCCGCCTCGGGCGCCTCGGCCGGGTCGAGGACCTCATGGGCGCCGTCGTCTACCTCGCCTCCGATGCCGCGGCGCTGGTCACGGGAACCTCGCTGCGGGTCGATGGTGGGTGGACGGCGGGGTAG